The Maniola hyperantus chromosome 9, iAphHyp1.2, whole genome shotgun sequence genome includes a region encoding these proteins:
- the LOC117985128 gene encoding uncharacterized protein, translated as MVRTYKPKTDRKNINEENIEDAIREVLSKTLSIRKAADKYSIKTATLQHRIEKARKSFEATRILSTNEASSSLQAESSLSQAGPSSPQIAPSMEMAQIASSSAHTTTAALSSHTATATSSNIYGSKYTVAQVFSIEQEKALTQYLLNCSKMHYGLTLRQLLTLAYEFAESSGCNYPKSWKKNKCAGKDWAAGFRKRNPELSLRKPENTSAARSFAFNKAAVAQFHDNYERIMRQYNFTPDRIINLDETGISTVLSTPKVIAGRKQRQVGQIVSAERGELVTFCGIITATGSSLPPVYVFPRVHYKDHFLNGAPDGSLGLANRSGWMTSELFIRVLKHIQRLTSSNKDNPILIICDNHESHISIEAVNYCRDNGIVYLSLPPHTSHKLQPLDVSVFGPFKGKLKIAFNDWHIQNVGKTLTIYNIAELSKLAYLESFTPKNIIGGFSKPGIWPINKLVFGDDDFAPIDIFSTGYHDLTDENTHKTQDLHFVDSETTQNNEVVDREQNKTPTLDTDPISVSDADDSLHVSSSQAMLTPDVVRPYPKKAITDSVLKRKGREKGRSRIYTDTPEKNRLESLRNEKDRKRELQKAKQHAKELKTAKNLLGLTEPKKKKRVTSLPAEIDSDSSLDEVVMTSDSEDIEMPSESEEEVINEEPVNPEHINIGDFLLIKFEKKKTVIHYVAKVVFKYNVTEYEVSYLRKKTGSYKFIFPIVEDKASVDVRDVVLQLPKPTFSKGTSRTSSLYSFSVGLTRYNIQ; from the coding sequence atggTGCGCACGTACAAACCCAAAACTGATAGAAAAAATATCAATGAAGAAAACATTGAAGACGCAATACGTGAAGTATTGTCAAAGACTTTATCTATACGCAAAGCAGCCGACAAATATAGCATCAAAACTGCGACCCTACAACATCGCATAGAAAAAGCCAGAAAATCATTTGAAGCTACCAGAATATTATCTACAAATGAAGCATCCTCTTCATTACAAGCAGAATCTTCTTTATCACAAGCAGGTCCATCTTCACCACAAATAGCACCATCTATGGAGATGGCACAAATAGCGTCATCTTCAGCACACACTACTACTGCAGCTTTATCATCACACACTGCTACAGCTACTTCATCAAACATCTATGGTTCCAAGTATACCGTTGCACAAGTTTTTTCAATCGAACAAGAAAAGGCATTGACTCAATATTTATTGAATTGTAGTAAAATGCACTACGGCCTTACATTGAGACAGCTTTTGACTTTGGCATACGAGTTCGCAGAATCCTCAGGGTGTAATTATCCAAAATCCTGGAAAAAAAACAAATGCGCTGGAAAAGATTGGGCAGCTGGCTTCAGGAAGAGAAACCCAGAATTGAGTCTACGAAAACCAGAAAACACAAGCGCAGCAAGAAGCTTTGCTTTTAATAAAGCTGCTGTAGCTCAATTTCATGATAATTACGAACGCATAATGAGACAGTACAATTTTACACCCGATCGAATAATAAACTTAGATGAAACAGGCATAAGCACAGTTCTTTCTACTCCTAAAGTTATTGCTGGAagaaaacaaagacaggtgggACAAATAGTTTCTGCAGAACGCGGAGAGTTAGTTACTTTCTGTGGTATTATTACTGCTACTGGTTCTTCTCTTCCTCCAGTTTATGTCTTTCCAAGAGTTCACTACAAAGATCACTTCCTAAATGGAGCTCCTGATGGAAGTCTAGGGTTGGCAAACAGAAGCGGCTGGATGACATCAGAATTGTTTATAAGAGTTTTGAAACACATTCAACGCCTTACTTCGAGCAATAAAGATAACCCAATTCTAATCATTTGTGACAACCACGAATCGCACATTTCAATAGAAGCTGTTAACTACTGTCGTGACAACGGTATTGTTTATTTGAGTCTGCCCCCACACACGTCACACAAATTGCAACCGCTTGATGTCAGTGTGTTCGGACCCTTCAAAGGCAAATTGAAGATAGCTTTCAACGACTGGCACATTCAAAATGTTGGAAAGACTTTGACCATATACAACATTGCTGAACTGTCAAAATTAGCATATTTGGAATCATTTACACCAAAGAATATCATAGGTGGTTTTTCCAAACCTGGAATTTGGCCAATTAATAAACTGGTATTTGGGGACGACGACTTTGCACCGATAGACATTTTCAGCACAGGTTATCACGATTTGACAGATGAGAACACTCACAAAACACAAGATTTACATTTTGTAGACTCGGAAACAACTCAAAATAATGAAGTTGTTGATAgagaacaaaataaaactccTACTTTGGATACCGACCCAATTTCAGTGTCTGATGCTGACGATTCTCTACATGTTTCTTCATCACAGGCTATGCTTACTCCTGACGTAGTTAGACCTTATCCAAAAAAGGCGATTACTGACAGTgtcttaaaaagaaaaggaagagAAAAGGGACGATCAAGAATATACACTGACACACCAGAAAAAAATAGATTAGAAAGCTTACGTAATGAAAAGGACAGGAAAAGAGAATTACAAAAAGCAAAACAGCATGCAAAAGAATTGAAAACAGCGAAAAATCTGTTGGGGTTAACTGAgccaaaaaagaaaaagagagtaactTCTTTGCCTGCAGAAATAGATTCCGATTCTAGTCTAGATGAAGTCGTGATGACGAGTGATAGTGAAGACATTGAAATGCCATCGGAATCAGAAGAAGAGGTAATTAATGAAGAACCAGTTAATCCTGAACACATAAATATTGGAGATTTCCTACTAATTAAGTTTGAGAAGAAGAAAACTGTGATTCACTACGTTGCCAAAGTCGTATTTAAGTATAATGTGACAGAATATGAAGTATCATATCTCAGAAAAAAAACAGGGTCTTATAAGTTCATATTTCCAATTGTGGAAGACAAAGCAAGTGTGGATGTTAGAGATGTAGTTTTGCAATTACCAAAACCAACTTTCTCCAAAGGCACATCTCGAACATCGTCGCTTTATTCATTTTCGGTAGGTTTAACTCGATATAATATCCAGTAG